The Azospirillum brasilense genome window below encodes:
- a CDS encoding DUF427 domain-containing protein, with protein sequence MKIPGPEHPITIIPNPNRIRVVFASRVVADTARALTLTEAKLPVVQYIPRADVDMTAFERTAHTTHCPYKGDATYYNLRVGDRIAINAVWTYETPYPAVAAIREHLAFYPERVDCIEEHAAT encoded by the coding sequence GTGAAAATTCCCGGCCCCGAGCATCCCATCACGATCATCCCCAACCCGAATCGGATTCGTGTCGTCTTCGCCAGCCGGGTCGTCGCCGACACGGCACGCGCCCTGACGCTGACGGAGGCGAAGTTGCCCGTGGTCCAATATATTCCCCGCGCGGATGTCGACATGACGGCCTTCGAGCGCACGGCGCACACGACGCATTGCCCTTACAAGGGCGATGCCACTTACTACAACCTGCGCGTGGGTGATCGCATCGCGATCAACGCTGTCTGGACCTACGAGACTCCCTATCCCGCCGTGGCCGCCATCCGTGAACATTTGGCGTTTTATCCGGAACGCGTCGATTGCATCGAAGAGCACGCGGCCACATAG
- a CDS encoding exonuclease domain-containing protein, which produces MSMQPWEGRDRLVAIDIETTGRRLPSLQDIRKAPKGLRQPGIIIEIGCLEIIREGDGWRKARSWESRVNPDAPLHPDAIKVHGIKPADLKVAPRFPEVADALLAFLGEDLLVAHAYENEMDFLNYEFARCGRAAWGADTFSADRFICTKEMSHAVFPGASGSLDALCDRLWLDRSDRFAHHGALLDADLTADAFVKMALGDTGPRDAVYE; this is translated from the coding sequence ATGAGCATGCAGCCGTGGGAAGGACGTGACCGGCTGGTCGCGATCGACATCGAGACGACCGGACGGCGCCTGCCGAGCCTCCAGGACATCAGGAAGGCGCCCAAGGGCCTGCGTCAGCCCGGCATTATCATCGAAATCGGGTGTCTTGAGATCATCCGTGAGGGCGATGGCTGGAGGAAAGCGCGCAGCTGGGAGTCGCGGGTCAACCCCGACGCCCCTCTCCATCCCGACGCCATCAAGGTGCACGGCATCAAGCCCGCCGACCTGAAGGTGGCGCCCCGCTTTCCCGAGGTGGCCGACGCGCTTCTCGCCTTTCTGGGCGAGGACCTTCTGGTGGCGCATGCCTATGAGAACGAGATGGACTTCCTGAACTACGAGTTCGCGCGCTGCGGACGCGCCGCATGGGGTGCCGACACGTTCTCGGCGGACCGGTTCATCTGTACCAAGGAGATGTCGCACGCGGTCTTCCCCGGCGCTTCCGGCTCGCTCGATGCGCTGTGTGATCGGCTGTGGCTCGACCGGAGTGATCGCTTCGCCCACCATGGCGCGCTGCTCGACGCAGACCTGACGGCTGATGCCTTCGTCAAAATGGCGTTGGGAGATACCGGCCCGCGCGACGCCGTGTATGAGTGA
- a CDS encoding AraC family transcriptional regulator, translated as MPDSSRLPPATDLVSELLLGMRLTGVQYRRMQVAPPFGIGFGTVEGRAQFHFIARGPVVLRLLAGGTFTLDTGDAVLLPRGGAHELLSAPELSARDVASFATAPLCGNVGALESCPPESCRTKDAVIFSGCMEFDLGAMQPLVGLMPEVMQVGTLLDRYPEILPMLEAMEREARAERAGYAGILARLADVVSASIVRGWVECGCGDARGWIDALRDPRLGRVITALHRDPGRNWTVAELAGEMGASRSVFAERFLEVTGVTPVRYVTELRMRLAAQWIGRERLPIETAAHRLGYGSQAAFSRAFKRIMGYSPGASRSAES; from the coding sequence ATGCCCGACTCATCCCGTCTCCCTCCCGCCACCGACCTCGTCAGCGAGCTTCTGCTCGGCATGCGGCTGACCGGCGTGCAGTACCGCCGCATGCAGGTCGCCCCTCCCTTCGGCATCGGTTTCGGGACGGTGGAGGGGCGGGCGCAATTCCATTTCATCGCCCGCGGGCCGGTCGTGCTGAGGCTGCTCGCTGGCGGTACCTTCACGCTGGACACCGGCGATGCGGTGCTGCTGCCGCGCGGCGGCGCGCACGAACTGCTGTCGGCGCCGGAACTGTCGGCCCGCGACGTCGCCAGCTTCGCGACGGCGCCGCTGTGCGGCAATGTCGGTGCGCTCGAATCCTGCCCGCCGGAAAGCTGCCGAACGAAGGATGCGGTGATCTTCAGCGGCTGCATGGAGTTCGACCTCGGCGCCATGCAGCCGCTGGTCGGCCTGATGCCCGAGGTGATGCAGGTCGGCACCCTGCTCGACCGCTACCCCGAAATCCTGCCGATGCTGGAAGCGATGGAGCGGGAGGCGCGGGCGGAGCGCGCCGGTTATGCCGGCATCCTGGCGCGGCTGGCCGACGTGGTGTCCGCCTCCATCGTGCGGGGCTGGGTCGAATGCGGTTGCGGCGATGCGCGCGGCTGGATCGACGCCCTGCGCGACCCGCGGCTCGGCCGCGTCATCACCGCGCTGCATCGCGATCCCGGCCGCAACTGGACCGTGGCGGAACTGGCCGGGGAGATGGGCGCCTCGCGTTCGGTCTTCGCGGAGCGCTTCCTGGAGGTGACCGGCGTGACCCCGGTCCGCTACGTGACGGAGCTGCGGATGCGGCTTGCCGCCCAGTGGATCGGCCGGGAGCGTCTGCCGATCGAAACCGCCGCGCATCGGCTCGGCTACGGCTCGCAGGCCGCCTTCAGCCGTGCCTTCAAGCGCATCATGGGCTATTCGCCCGGCGCCTCGCGCAGTGCGGAATCATAG
- a CDS encoding MFS transporter yields MMEPVRQAGAAPAEPAWGAVFSLTLGVFGLVTAEFLPASLLTPMAADLHVTEAMAGQAVTATAAVALVASLLISAATRRIDRRHVLLAFSALLLVSNLAVAFAPDLLSLLVGRVLLGVALGGFWAMSAAIAMRLVPEPMIPRALSMIFSGVSAATVFAAPIGSYLGDLLGWRAVFLMAGGLGLAALVAQVLTLPRMAPNGHTSLRTLGEVMARPGVGIGMVSIILVFTGHFALFTYVRPFLETVTGVGVSGVSGILLGFGMANFAGTYLGGALLARSMRLTLTVMPLTMGLLGLGLAALGGSPTVASVLIALWGVAFGAVPVAWSTWITRTVPNEAESAGGLFVAAVQLAIATGAAVGGAIFGVSGAGGVFGASGIVLLLAALVVLGGMRARAVAVAS; encoded by the coding sequence ATGATGGAACCTGTGAGGCAAGCCGGCGCCGCGCCGGCGGAGCCCGCCTGGGGTGCCGTCTTCTCCCTGACGCTCGGCGTATTCGGACTGGTGACGGCGGAGTTTCTACCGGCCAGCCTGCTAACGCCGATGGCGGCCGACCTGCATGTGACCGAGGCGATGGCCGGCCAGGCCGTCACCGCGACTGCCGCGGTGGCGCTGGTCGCCAGCCTGCTGATCTCCGCCGCGACCCGCCGGATCGACCGGCGCCATGTGCTGCTCGCCTTTTCGGCGTTGCTGCTGGTGTCAAACCTAGCCGTCGCCTTCGCCCCCGACCTGCTGTCGCTGCTGGTCGGGCGGGTGCTGCTGGGGGTGGCGCTCGGCGGCTTCTGGGCCATGTCGGCCGCGATCGCCATGCGGCTGGTGCCGGAGCCGATGATCCCGCGGGCCTTGTCGATGATCTTCAGCGGCGTGTCCGCCGCCACCGTCTTCGCGGCCCCGATCGGAAGCTATCTGGGCGACCTGCTCGGCTGGCGCGCAGTGTTCCTGATGGCCGGCGGGCTGGGGCTGGCGGCCTTGGTGGCGCAGGTTCTGACGCTGCCACGCATGGCGCCGAACGGCCACACCAGCCTCCGCACCCTGGGCGAGGTGATGGCGCGGCCTGGGGTCGGGATCGGCATGGTGTCGATCATCCTGGTCTTCACCGGGCATTTCGCGCTGTTCACCTATGTCCGGCCGTTCCTGGAGACGGTGACCGGCGTCGGCGTCAGCGGCGTGTCGGGCATCCTGCTGGGCTTCGGCATGGCGAACTTCGCCGGCACCTATCTCGGCGGCGCGCTGCTGGCGCGCAGCATGCGGCTGACCCTGACGGTCATGCCGCTGACCATGGGGCTGCTCGGGCTCGGGCTGGCCGCGCTGGGCGGGTCGCCGACCGTGGCCTCGGTGCTGATCGCGCTGTGGGGCGTCGCCTTCGGCGCCGTGCCGGTGGCCTGGTCCACCTGGATCACCCGCACCGTGCCGAACGAGGCGGAAAGCGCCGGCGGTCTCTTCGTCGCGGCGGTGCAACTCGCCATCGCCACCGGTGCGGCAGTGGGCGGCGCCATCTTCGGCGTCAGCGGCGCCGGGGGGGTCTTCGGCGCCAGCGGAATCGTGCTGCTGCTGGCCGCCCTGGTCGTGCTGGGAGGCATGCGCGCGCGGGCAGTCGCTGTCGCCTCCTGA